One genomic region from Pecten maximus chromosome 5, xPecMax1.1, whole genome shotgun sequence encodes:
- the LOC117328481 gene encoding LOW QUALITY PROTEIN: protein O-mannosyl-transferase TMTC3-like (The sequence of the model RefSeq protein was modified relative to this genomic sequence to represent the inferred CDS: deleted 1 base in 1 codon) yields MENLRMYQLVVVVTVAVCYYNSLGAGFVFDDVSAIVDNKDLRPHVPVQRLFWNDFWGTPMYKEKSHKSYRPLCVLTFRLNYLLYELDTMGYHLVNVILHAVVCLLFMKMCSMFLPDLASFVAAFLFAIHPIHVEAVTGVVGRAEALSSIFFLLALMSFSKSTGYRSQIVWRPLLMTVVLVTIAMLCKEQGITVIGVCCVYEVFVAQRATFMELLAVVGSFMKGKPSIPPWLRNSVVRAGFLVGTTLFLLFARIKVMGAQLPVFTNFDNPASQAAFPARHLTFNFLLPVNLWLLLCPSGLCCDWTMGTIPLVKSLLDVRNAATLGFYACMVKFIIYMLNSQDKRNRAIIMALTLMVLPFIPASNLFFPVGFVVAERILYTPSMGFCMLVALGFHLLLSHHKSLKPILWGLFGLLLLTHGLKTHHRNWEWKSEYTLFKSALKVNQRNAKCFNNVGHALEKEERFTEALEYFVKAASVQPDDIGAHMNVGRTYNTMNNSVEAEKAYKRAMDLFPPVIPGKSYTTRVAPNHLNVYLNLASLVSKDPARLTEADNLLRTAISMRPDYVQGYINRGDIMVKMARLPDALEQYKTALRYEPDNADVHYNLGVVNLEMGNAATAKLNFEEALLHDPDHMQSLYNSAIMLQEGGNRKDWPEAYKRLGKLKEVNPADSKVHFTLGMLEMDRHDFASAEAHFRRCIELEENFKSALFNLALLLTNNMKRPLEAVPHLEKLLQFYPNHTKGNMLMGDINVNNLKNLDAAEKNFNLVIELEPLNVQAHHNLCVVYVEKRDLFRAEKCLTHVHNMAPEEKYIFNHLQIVRTRINDAIKAHKEKQRATQETVAGDQNTPGNQQQQQQQQQQQQQQQQRQQQQQQGQQQQQQGQKQQQAGRQQQKQQGQQQQQKQPGQQKQQKQQNHLEAKQNQQQNQQHKQSPPNQQPPPPPKQKIPPKDTLSEKKQPSHASPHSDSPPPRH; encoded by the exons ATGGAGAATCTGAGAATGTACCAGCTTGTGGTGGTGGTGACAGTGGCGGTATGTTACTACAACTCTCTAGGGGCTGGCTTTGTGTTTGATGATGTCTCTGCCATCGTAGATAATAAAGATCTGCGACCCCATGTCCCAGTACAACGACTTTTCTGGAATGACTTTTGGGGTACACCCATGTACAAG GAGAAGAGTCACAAATCCTATCGACCTTTGTGTGTGCTGACCTTTCGACTAAACTACCTCCTCTATGAGCTGGATACCATGGGTTACCATCTTGTCAATGTCATCCTCCACGCTGTTGTCTGTCTACTGTTCATGAA AATGTGTAGTATGTTCCTGCCAGACCTTGCTAGTTTTGTTGCTGCCTTTCTCTTCGCTATCCACCCAATCCACGTTGAAGCT GTGACTGGGGTGGTGGGAAGAGCAGAGGCACTGTCTTCTATATTCTTCCTGCTAGCACTGATGTCCTTCTCCAAGTCAACAGGATACAGGTCTCAAATAG TGTGGAGACCCTTGTTGATGACAGTGGTTCTCGTCACCATAGCTATGTTATGTAAGGAGCAGGGCATCACAGTGATAGGAGTATGTTGTGTGTACGAGGTTTTCGTCGCACAGAGG GCCACATTTATGGAGCTTCTGGCAGTGGTGGGGAGTTTTATGAAGGGGAAGCCCTCTATCCCTCCCTGGCTGAGGAACTCTGTTGTACGAGCTGGTTTCCTTGTGGGTACCACACTATTCTTACTCTTCGCCAGAATCAAAGTGATGGGAGCCCAGCTCCCTGTCTTCACAAA TTTTGATAACCCTGCTTCCCAAGCTGCCTTCCCTGCCCGACACCTGACATTTAACTTTCTCCTGCCAGTCAACCTTTGGCTCCTCCTCTGTCCTTCTGGACTCTGTTGTGATTGGACAATGGGCACAATCCCCCTCGTGAAATCCCTGCTCGATGTGAGGAATGCAGCAACTCTGGGGTTTTATGCATGTATGGTCAAGTTTATAATATACATGCTTAATAGCCAGGACAAAAGGAACAGAGCCATTATCATG GCGCTGACTCTGATGGTGCTTCCGTTTATTCCGGCCTCCAACCTATTTTTCCCGGTTGGGTTCGTGGTGGCAGAGCGTATCCTCTACACTCCAAGTATGGGGTTCTGTATGCTTGTCGCGCTGGGTTTCCATCTCCTCCTCAGTCATCACAA AAGCTTGAAGCCTATTTTATGGGGCTTGTTTGGTCTCCTTTTACTAACGCACGGACTAAAGACTCACCATAGAAACTGGGAATG GAAGTCGGAATACACCTTATTTAAGTCGGCCTTGAAGGTTAACCAGAGGAATGCAAAGTGCTTTAACAATGTCGGTCATGCATTGGAAAAAGAGGAACGGTTCACTGAAGCACTTGAATACTTCGTCAAAGCTGCCAG TGTACAGCCAGACGATATCGGGGCCCACATGAATGTTGGAAGGACGTACAACACCATGAATAATTCTGTGGAGGCAGAAAAAGCTTACAAACGTGCCATGGACCTGTTCCCTCCTGTAATCCCAG GTAAAAGCTACACCACCCGTGTGGCTCCCAACCATCTTAATGTATACCTCAATCTGGCCTCCCTCGTTTCCAAGGACCCAGCACGTCTTACCGAGgctgataat CTGCTTAGGACGGCCATTTCAATGAGGCCAGACTATGTCCAAGGGTACATCAACCGCGGTGATATTATGGTTAAAATGGCCAG ATTACCAGATGCACTGGAGCAGTACAAGACAGCCCTGAGATATGAACCAGATAATGCTGATGTccattacaat CTAGGTGTTGTAAATCTGGAGATGGGCAATGCAGCCACAGCTAAACTCAACTTTGAGGAGGCCCTCCTTCATGATCCGGACCATATG CAATCCTTGTACAACTCCGCCATTATGCTACAGGAAGGAGGGAAC CGAAAGGATTGGCCCGAGGCCTACAAAAG ACTTGGCAAGCTGAAGGAAGTTAACCCTGCTGACTCCAAGGTACACTTTACCCTGGGTATGCTGGAAATGGACCGTCACGACTTCGCCAGTGCGGAGGCACACTTCAGGCGCTGTATAGAG CTGGAGGAGAACTTTAAAAGTGCCTTGTTTAATCTTGCTCTCCTTCTTACGAATAACATGAAGAGACCATTGGAAGCTGTTCCACACCTGGAGAAGCTTTTACAG TTTTACCCCAACCACACCAAGGGCAACATGTTGATGGGTGACATCAACGTAAATAACCTAAAAAATCTGGATGCTGCAGAAAAG AACTTCAATCTAGTTATTGAACTGGAGCCCCTAAATGTTCAGGCACATCATAACCTATGTGTGGTGTATGTGGAGAAGCGTGACCTCTTCCGTGCGGAGAAGTGTCTTACACACGTCCACAACATGGCACCTGAAGAGAAGTACATCTTTAACCATCTACAGATTGTACGCACTCGTATCAATGATGCAATCAAGGCCCATAAGGAGAAACAACGTGCAACACAGGAGACTGTAGCAGGTGATCAGAATACACCGGGAAATcagcaacaacagcaacaacaacaacagcaacaacaacagcagcaacaaagacagcaacaacaacagcaaggacaacaacaacagcagcaagGACAAAAGCAACAACAGGCAGgacgacaacaacaaaaacagcaaGGACAGCAACAGCAACAAAAACAGCCAGGACAGcagaaacaacaaaaacagcaaaatCATCTGGAAGcaaaacaaaaccaacaacaaaatCAGCAACATAAACAGTCTCCTCCAAACCAACAACctcccccacctccaaaacaaAAGATACCACCTAAAGATACATTATCAGAAAAGAAACAACCAAGCCATGCTTCTCCTCATTCAGATTCCCCCCCACCCAGGCACTGA